The Flammeovirga agarivorans genome has a window encoding:
- a CDS encoding aldose epimerase family protein, translating to MKLYCITLFFLVISRIGFAQKDQFTVTKNEWGKEGKEKIFLLDLQNPNGMHIQLTNYGAILVRAEVPDRHNNFEDVVLGFDSLAQYQQPNPLFGATVGRFANRIRNGAFEIDGVLYHLDTKGGKHSIHGGGEFSSALWKVEKTFKRKEEAGVVFSYFSKDGSHGFPGNVQSKVTYTLTKNNEIKIDFEAKTDKDTHISMTNHSYFNLNGMKRSIVDQEIRIDANTITAIDKDIVPTGQLEEVRNTEKDLTVQKPIGENIFKLANNGYHFCYVFNKEINKPKKVIEVVDPTSGRTLSVVTTQPSVQFYTGNSLDGSIIGKGGKAYGKHIAFCLETQHLPDTPNHPNFPSSMVKAGETYHETVIYQFGVDKQLNN from the coding sequence ATGAAATTATACTGTATTACACTATTCTTTCTAGTGATTTCCCGAATAGGGTTTGCACAGAAAGATCAATTTACCGTCACGAAAAATGAGTGGGGTAAAGAGGGTAAGGAAAAGATTTTTTTATTGGATTTACAAAACCCAAATGGAATGCATATTCAGCTGACAAATTATGGGGCTATTTTGGTAAGGGCAGAAGTACCAGATCGCCACAATAATTTTGAAGATGTTGTATTAGGGTTTGACTCACTTGCTCAATACCAACAACCCAACCCTCTTTTTGGGGCGACAGTGGGACGTTTTGCAAATCGAATTAGAAATGGAGCATTTGAGATTGATGGAGTTCTTTACCATTTGGATACAAAAGGAGGTAAACACTCTATTCATGGAGGTGGTGAATTTAGTAGTGCACTTTGGAAAGTGGAAAAGACCTTTAAAAGAAAGGAAGAAGCAGGGGTTGTCTTTTCATATTTTTCTAAAGACGGTAGCCATGGTTTTCCTGGTAATGTACAATCCAAAGTGACGTATACGCTTACAAAAAATAATGAAATTAAAATTGATTTTGAGGCCAAAACAGACAAGGATACACATATTAGTATGACCAATCATTCTTATTTTAATTTAAATGGAATGAAAAGATCTATTGTGGATCAAGAAATAAGAATTGATGCCAATACAATTACTGCTATTGATAAAGACATTGTACCTACAGGTCAATTAGAAGAGGTAAGGAACACCGAAAAGGACCTTACTGTTCAAAAACCAATCGGTGAAAATATATTTAAGTTAGCCAATAACGGTTACCACTTTTGCTATGTTTTTAATAAAGAAATAAACAAACCTAAAAAGGTTATTGAAGTTGTAGATCCTACTTCAGGACGAACATTATCTGTAGTAACAACACAACCCTCAGTACAATTTTACACAGGTAACTCGTTAGACGGATCTATAATTGGTAAAGGAGGCAAGGCCTATGGAAAACATATTGCCTTTTGTTTAGAAACACAACATCTACCCGATACACCTAACCATCCTAACTTTCCCAGTTCAATGGTGAAAGCAGGAGAGACTTATCACGAAACAGTCATCTATCAATTTGGTGTAGATAAACAGTTGAATAATTAA
- a CDS encoding immunoglobulin-like domain-containing protein, with protein MKLKTTFLLASILTLCISSVFANFNASVATLSSSNNLVPNYQFKDGDGNPSLDEWENTSATAPNSITAVTGVGESHQVLISKSDLSGNWSDVKMGLTWQDFDLNGQDAMAKLTLSAKVKASNDDGVKFRFYLRYRTRDIDDNIVNNNVYSDVFVVTSTEQEFTVPLEIPNDAFQWNLEVQFGGTKSGAAGDLYFSTPSLSLDAEEEEKPVEPSDPENIIPDDKFADNLGNPTLAVWSNTSSADPNSITAVEGTTNYNKVLINKVDGGSGNWSSLVLALPWQDIDLPQDTEMITFELSAKVLASNEDGAKFRFNFRYKMLDGENNPQNYDVNSNQFVITSSEKTFTTTFEIPKDAYQWNLGVQFGGVDSGASADITFSHPVLKIIPSEEPTDEEMVVEAKENLAISFASGDDAMTVTQNVTLPIEGDNEVAVSWVSSNTSVISNDGVVVRQDVDTEVTLTATLSKNDASDTKDFVLKVLGESAPAEPEVDNLIPNFKFADDLGAPSFDGWTKNTAEAPNTLDVIAGVDDHNIAVVDKQNSDGNWNVLIIGLPWQNIDYSDQEDSVAFTLSAKLKASNDDGAIFRFYFRYRTRDENDQQVNNDIYSDRYTLTSSEEVYTTSFKLPKDAYQWNLSVQFGGSDSGAPAEILFSYPKLFVEEADQGPTDEEKLAEAVEALEVLYADGNDTNNVSQNITLVNEGLNNTTVTWDASAHANITNDGEVTITDNEVTADIVATVTLGDLSDQKSFTLTTAASSDDVIVERVAGKLEVEYAEGDSQDAVTASVTLATSDDEYEEVQIEWKSSNDAVITSTGVLTVPMEVTEVTLTATITLNETSTTKSFVLTVLNNEEELIQEAYDALAIIYAEGDSAESVTSDLTLITAGLHNSGISWVSDRTTITNEGVVTRSFRNITTNLTATVQLGQSTMIKEFEVIVIAEQEVTSIDQDKAILNVYPNPTFGDVTLTSSLPFQGVDIYNLIGVKVKTIQFVHQTQKTTLNLDDLPRGQYILRVNNQPIKFIKK; from the coding sequence ATGAAATTAAAAACTACTTTTTTATTAGCAAGCATACTAACGCTTTGCATTTCATCTGTATTTGCAAACTTTAATGCTTCGGTCGCAACACTTTCTTCTTCTAATAACTTAGTACCCAACTATCAGTTTAAAGATGGAGACGGTAACCCGTCATTAGACGAATGGGAGAATACTTCGGCGACAGCTCCAAATTCAATTACAGCCGTAACTGGCGTAGGAGAAAGCCATCAGGTTCTGATATCAAAAAGTGATCTTTCAGGAAATTGGAGCGATGTGAAAATGGGGTTAACATGGCAGGATTTTGATCTAAATGGTCAAGATGCAATGGCGAAGTTAACGTTATCAGCCAAAGTAAAAGCATCGAACGATGATGGTGTGAAATTCAGGTTTTATCTTCGTTATAGAACAAGAGACATCGACGATAATATTGTCAATAACAATGTTTACTCAGATGTTTTTGTAGTGACAAGCACAGAACAAGAATTTACTGTTCCCTTGGAAATTCCTAATGATGCTTTTCAATGGAATTTAGAAGTACAATTTGGGGGTACCAAAAGTGGTGCAGCTGGAGACCTCTATTTTTCAACTCCTTCTTTATCATTAGATGCAGAAGAAGAAGAGAAACCAGTAGAGCCAAGTGATCCAGAAAATATTATCCCTGATGATAAATTCGCTGACAACCTTGGTAATCCTACATTAGCAGTTTGGTCAAATACATCTAGTGCTGACCCTAATAGTATTACTGCAGTAGAAGGAACTACAAACTATAATAAAGTATTGATCAATAAAGTTGATGGAGGTTCTGGAAATTGGAGTTCATTAGTTTTAGCATTGCCTTGGCAGGATATCGATTTACCTCAGGATACTGAAATGATTACTTTTGAACTGTCAGCCAAAGTATTGGCGTCTAATGAGGACGGTGCAAAATTCAGATTCAACTTTAGATATAAAATGTTGGATGGTGAAAATAATCCACAAAATTATGATGTCAACTCCAATCAATTTGTGATTACATCATCTGAAAAAACATTTACTACAACTTTTGAGATTCCAAAAGACGCTTATCAATGGAATTTAGGAGTACAATTTGGAGGTGTTGATAGTGGAGCTTCTGCTGATATAACTTTCTCTCATCCTGTTTTAAAGATTATCCCTTCTGAGGAACCAACAGATGAGGAAATGGTAGTAGAAGCCAAAGAAAATTTAGCGATTTCTTTCGCGAGTGGTGATGATGCAATGACGGTTACTCAAAATGTAACGTTACCTATTGAAGGTGATAACGAAGTAGCTGTAAGTTGGGTATCGTCCAATACATCTGTAATTTCGAATGATGGAGTTGTCGTTCGTCAGGATGTGGATACAGAAGTGACATTAACAGCGACACTATCCAAAAATGATGCATCGGATACAAAAGATTTTGTATTGAAAGTATTGGGAGAAAGTGCACCTGCTGAGCCTGAAGTGGACAACCTAATTCCAAACTTTAAGTTTGCAGATGATTTGGGAGCACCTTCTTTTGATGGGTGGACAAAAAATACTGCAGAAGCTCCGAATACACTTGATGTTATTGCAGGTGTAGATGATCATAACATTGCCGTTGTAGATAAACAAAACAGTGATGGGAACTGGAATGTATTAATCATTGGACTGCCATGGCAAAATATTGATTATTCTGATCAAGAAGATTCTGTAGCATTTACTTTATCAGCCAAGTTAAAAGCCTCAAATGATGACGGAGCTATTTTTAGATTTTACTTTAGATACAGAACAAGAGATGAAAATGATCAGCAAGTAAATAATGATATCTATTCTGACCGTTACACATTAACTTCCAGTGAAGAAGTATACACCACTTCTTTCAAATTACCGAAAGATGCTTACCAATGGAATCTATCTGTACAATTTGGCGGTAGTGACAGTGGTGCTCCAGCCGAAATCTTATTCTCTTACCCTAAATTATTTGTAGAAGAAGCCGATCAAGGCCCTACTGACGAAGAAAAATTAGCAGAAGCAGTAGAAGCACTAGAAGTTCTATATGCTGATGGAAATGATACAAATAATGTATCACAAAATATTACTCTTGTAAATGAAGGTTTAAATAATACAACAGTTACTTGGGATGCGAGTGCTCATGCGAACATCACTAATGATGGAGAAGTGACAATTACTGACAATGAAGTAACAGCAGACATTGTAGCAACAGTTACTTTAGGTGATTTATCAGATCAAAAATCATTTACCCTTACTACTGCAGCAAGTTCTGATGATGTTATTGTAGAACGAGTGGCGGGTAAATTAGAGGTGGAATATGCAGAAGGTGATAGTCAAGATGCAGTAACAGCTTCTGTTACACTAGCTACTTCTGATGATGAATATGAAGAGGTACAAATTGAATGGAAATCGAGTAATGATGCAGTGATCACGAGTACAGGTGTTTTAACAGTACCTATGGAAGTGACAGAAGTCACGCTAACTGCTACGATTACATTAAATGAAACTTCTACAACAAAGTCATTTGTACTCACTGTACTTAACAATGAAGAAGAATTAATTCAGGAAGCATATGATGCTTTAGCCATTATTTATGCTGAAGGAGATAGTGCTGAAAGCGTTACTTCGGATCTAACATTAATTACAGCAGGGTTGCATAATTCAGGGATTTCTTGGGTCTCTGATAGAACAACGATTACGAACGAAGGAGTAGTTACTAGGTCTTTTAGAAATATCACTACAAACCTAACGGCAACAGTACAATTGGGACAAAGTACTATGATTAAAGAGTTCGAAGTAATTGTAATTGCAGAGCAGGAAGTAACCTCTATTGATCAAGATAAGGCGATACTAAATGTATACCCTAACCCTACTTTTGGTGATGTGACTTTGACTTCTTCATTACCCTTCCAAGGAGTAGATATTTACAACTTGATTGGAGTAAAAGTGAAGACGATACAATTCGTTCACCAAACACAAAAAACGACGCTTAATTTAGATGACCTACCAAGAGGTCAGTACATTTTAAGAGTAAATAACCAGCCGATAAAATTTATCAAAAAATAA
- a CDS encoding glycoside hydrolase family 2 TIM barrel-domain containing protein: MKYYLINFFVLLFCSSLVYGQSTGHTDFNNDWKFFKGEVKDGQSPTLDDSKWRTVQIPHDWAIEGPFSKEYNARCGGLPFHGEGWYRKSFTLTNTQKEKNIAIEFEGVMKNSEVWINGHYLGKRPFGYLGFEYDLTPYLHQEGMNIIAVKAKPEDLSSRWYPGAGMYRKVWLNINNDIRVAHWGTFVTSTNVSAKVASVNIQLEIQNFKAADQIVSVVQTIKNNLGETVKELQHKAVAEGSKTIISEQSFNLIQPQLWTLTSPHLYQLETELKDKNGKILDRYTTKFGVRSIQFTANDGFFLNGKRTELKGVCLHHDLGPLGTAVNRRATERQLEIMKEMGVNAIRTSHNPPSREQLELCDEMGILVIDEAFDEWGIQKIENGYHTIFDEWHERDLTDMIRRDRNHPSIIMWSIGNEIREQKEKDGWKVAQKLGEICHREDPSRPNTAGFNQYENSIKNKLAHHVDIVGFNYKAAKYAEIKENYPDWIVYGSETESITSSRGVYHTPFLEKYEKNTDHQVTSYDIIGPIWSYPPDMEFKFLEENPSILGEFMWTGFDYLGEPTPYGGRDNSTNGYWNDDWPNKSSFFGPVDLCGFKKDRFYLYQSQWTDTPMVHLLPHWNWKGYEGKEIPVFAYTNAESAELFLNGISLGKKVKGVDKGIVPIKFSYYEGPYNYPSPYRLRWDVPYEKGELKVVAYNGDKVVSEEVINTTSKAKNIELTADRKIISSANGEDLVFVTARALDTEGNFCATYNGQIQFSVTGDGTFEATGNGDPASLTLPENKKLKFFNGMALVIARANKGDGGKIIISATGKGLKKAQITVETKANPKAL, encoded by the coding sequence ATGAAATATTACTTGATCAATTTCTTTGTTTTGTTATTCTGTTCGAGCTTAGTATATGGACAGTCTACGGGACATACAGATTTCAATAACGATTGGAAATTCTTTAAAGGTGAGGTAAAAGATGGACAATCACCAACACTGGACGATTCAAAGTGGAGGACAGTACAAATACCTCATGATTGGGCCATTGAAGGGCCTTTTTCAAAAGAGTATAATGCTCGCTGTGGTGGACTACCTTTTCATGGTGAGGGCTGGTATAGAAAAAGCTTTACTTTAACTAATACTCAAAAAGAAAAAAATATTGCCATTGAATTTGAAGGTGTAATGAAAAATTCAGAGGTCTGGATCAATGGGCATTATCTAGGAAAAAGACCATTTGGGTACTTAGGCTTTGAATATGATTTAACCCCTTACCTTCATCAAGAAGGAATGAATATTATTGCAGTAAAAGCTAAACCAGAAGACTTATCTTCAAGGTGGTATCCTGGTGCAGGAATGTACAGAAAAGTTTGGTTAAATATCAATAATGATATTCGGGTCGCACATTGGGGTACTTTTGTTACATCGACTAACGTATCAGCTAAAGTAGCTAGTGTCAATATCCAATTGGAAATTCAGAATTTCAAAGCGGCTGATCAAATTGTTTCCGTAGTACAAACTATCAAAAATAACTTGGGGGAAACCGTCAAAGAATTACAACATAAAGCAGTGGCAGAAGGTAGTAAGACTATCATTTCAGAACAATCATTTAACTTAATTCAGCCTCAGTTATGGACACTCACTTCTCCACACCTCTATCAATTAGAAACGGAATTAAAAGATAAAAACGGAAAAATATTAGACCGTTATACAACCAAATTTGGTGTACGTAGTATCCAGTTTACTGCAAATGATGGTTTCTTCTTAAATGGAAAACGAACTGAGTTGAAAGGGGTTTGCTTACATCATGATTTAGGCCCATTGGGTACTGCAGTAAATAGAAGAGCAACAGAACGCCAATTGGAAATTATGAAAGAGATGGGAGTAAATGCGATCAGAACTTCTCATAACCCGCCTAGCAGAGAACAACTGGAACTGTGTGATGAAATGGGAATATTGGTGATTGATGAAGCTTTTGATGAATGGGGTATCCAGAAAATTGAGAACGGTTACCATACCATTTTTGATGAATGGCATGAAAGAGACCTTACAGATATGATTCGAAGAGATCGTAACCACCCTTCGATTATTATGTGGAGTATCGGAAATGAAATCAGGGAACAAAAAGAGAAAGATGGATGGAAAGTAGCACAAAAACTTGGAGAAATCTGTCATAGAGAAGATCCATCGAGACCCAATACTGCGGGTTTTAATCAATATGAAAATTCGATAAAAAATAAACTAGCACATCATGTTGATATCGTTGGCTTCAATTATAAAGCAGCCAAATATGCTGAAATTAAGGAAAACTATCCTGACTGGATTGTATATGGTTCAGAAACAGAGTCTATTACTAGTTCAAGAGGAGTATATCACACTCCATTCTTAGAGAAATATGAGAAAAACACAGACCACCAAGTAACAAGTTATGATATCATTGGACCAATTTGGTCTTACCCTCCCGATATGGAATTTAAATTCTTAGAAGAGAACCCTAGTATACTAGGTGAGTTTATGTGGACGGGTTTTGACTACTTGGGAGAGCCAACACCTTATGGTGGTAGAGACAACTCGACCAATGGGTATTGGAACGATGATTGGCCGAACAAGTCGTCTTTCTTTGGACCTGTAGATTTATGTGGATTTAAAAAAGATAGATTTTATCTCTATCAAAGTCAGTGGACAGATACACCAATGGTACACTTACTTCCTCATTGGAACTGGAAGGGTTATGAAGGAAAAGAAATTCCTGTTTTTGCCTATACCAATGCAGAATCAGCTGAGCTATTTCTTAACGGTATAAGTTTAGGGAAAAAAGTAAAAGGTGTAGATAAGGGTATAGTGCCTATTAAGTTCTCGTATTATGAAGGTCCTTATAATTATCCTTCACCCTATCGATTAAGATGGGACGTTCCTTATGAGAAAGGGGAGCTAAAAGTAGTCGCTTATAATGGAGATAAAGTAGTGAGTGAGGAAGTGATTAATACGACCTCAAAAGCTAAGAATATTGAACTGACAGCTGATCGAAAAATCATTTCATCTGCCAATGGAGAGGATTTAGTATTTGTTACAGCGAGAGCATTGGATACTGAAGGCAACTTCTGTGCGACATATAACGGTCAGATTCAATTCTCAGTAACTGGTGATGGCACTTTTGAAGCTACAGGCAATGGCGACCCTGCTTCATTAACCTTACCTGAAAATAAAAAACTAAAGTTCTTTAATGGTATGGCCTTAGTTATCGCTAGAGCTAATAAAGGTGATGGTGGTAAAATCATCATTTCAGCAACGGGAAAAGGGTTAAAAAAGGCTCAAATAACTGTCGAAACAAAGGCAAATCCAAAAGCACTGTAA
- a CDS encoding sulfatase family protein: MKLLYPILLSSILLFFISCNQKQEPKKFNKPNIIWVMLEDISHDFECYGMPAVKTPIFNALAKEGTIYYNCFGTASICSTNRSAMMVGAHQRLTNTHHHRSNRNEPLAAPFKPFTYQLKKEGYTTILGHTKVRGRGRKVDVNFKHNKIGNWEEDYGLFDKYDEFTVEDQPFFAQIQLNVTHRGDWWNEVRTQSEHPVNPTDVQLPPEYADHPAIRLDWAKYLDQVEYADAEMQMLIDELKEKGLYENTVIIVIGDNGRCNIKGKGYLFDSGSRIPLIIKWPEGYEHDEESRQIIASTDITATILDIAGVDLPNYLTGQSFIDENFDRKNVYSFRGLWDEIPEQSSSITNSEFRYIRNDKPEIPYDAHQGYLEWYRPAVHVMRTLSEDGKLNEVQQKWFSKSKPKEELYHIKNDPFEIDNLANNPEYRDVLKIMRKEAMQADQRMAPVASVFDPNPVPGLAPIEYIKEYHPEAYKRMIEGEEIGHSKYMKLYKDYLSKQNTNTK, translated from the coding sequence ATGAAATTACTCTATCCAATTTTATTAAGCTCGATACTATTATTTTTTATATCGTGCAATCAAAAACAAGAACCAAAGAAGTTCAACAAGCCTAACATTATTTGGGTAATGCTTGAAGATATATCACATGACTTTGAATGTTATGGTATGCCTGCAGTAAAAACGCCGATATTTAATGCATTAGCGAAGGAAGGAACGATCTATTACAATTGTTTTGGTACAGCGTCTATCTGTTCAACCAATAGATCAGCGATGATGGTAGGAGCACATCAACGTCTTACCAATACACATCACCACAGAAGTAATAGAAACGAACCTTTAGCAGCTCCATTTAAACCTTTTACTTATCAATTAAAGAAAGAAGGGTATACGACTATTTTAGGTCATACCAAAGTAAGAGGAAGAGGAAGAAAAGTAGATGTCAATTTTAAGCACAATAAGATTGGTAATTGGGAAGAAGACTATGGTTTATTTGATAAATACGATGAGTTTACGGTAGAAGATCAACCATTCTTTGCTCAGATACAATTGAATGTTACGCATAGAGGTGATTGGTGGAATGAGGTGAGAACACAATCTGAACACCCTGTTAACCCTACTGATGTACAGCTACCACCAGAATATGCAGACCATCCAGCAATTCGTCTAGATTGGGCCAAATATCTTGATCAGGTAGAATATGCAGATGCTGAGATGCAGATGTTGATTGATGAATTGAAAGAGAAAGGGCTATATGAAAATACGGTAATCATTGTAATTGGAGACAATGGAAGATGCAACATAAAAGGTAAAGGTTACTTGTTTGATTCCGGATCAAGAATTCCTCTGATTATTAAATGGCCAGAAGGGTATGAGCATGATGAAGAGTCTCGCCAAATTATCGCAAGTACAGATATTACGGCTACTATTTTAGATATCGCTGGGGTTGACTTACCAAACTATCTAACGGGTCAATCTTTTATTGATGAAAATTTCGACCGTAAAAATGTTTATTCATTTAGAGGACTATGGGATGAAATTCCAGAACAGTCGAGTTCAATCACAAATTCAGAATTTAGGTATATCAGAAACGACAAACCAGAAATTCCATACGATGCTCATCAAGGGTATTTGGAGTGGTATCGTCCGGCAGTGCATGTGATGAGGACATTAAGCGAAGATGGAAAATTGAATGAAGTACAGCAAAAATGGTTTTCTAAATCAAAACCAAAGGAAGAGTTGTATCATATAAAAAATGATCCTTTTGAAATAGACAACTTGGCTAACAATCCAGAATACAGAGATGTATTAAAGATCATGAGAAAAGAAGCCATGCAAGCGGACCAAAGAATGGCTCCGGTAGCTTCAGTTTTTGATCCTAATCCTGTACCTGGTTTGGCGCCTATAGAATATATAAAAGAATATCATCCGGAAGCATATAAAAGAATGATTGAAGGAGAAGAAATTGGACACAGTAAGTACATGAAGTTGTACAAGGACTACTTATCAAAGCAGAATACGAATACTAAATAA
- a CDS encoding sulfatase family protein, whose amino-acid sequence MKKLLSCLALAGVMACQKPATNQTDVSNNTDKPNIIIFYVDDLGYGDIGKNGLIGAETPEIDKLADGGILFTDVHSPHATCTPSRYSMLTGEYAFRKKAQILPGDAPLLINPNTRTLPDMLREAGYATGVVGKWHLGLGNGNVDWNKAVKPGPLEIGFDYSFLLPSTGDRVPSVYLENHNVVNLDPKDPITVSYKKNISDRPTGNDHPELLRQGADKQHGNTIINGISRIGYMKGGEKALWTDEDFPEKLAGKASDFITKHKDEPFFLYFAFHDIHVPRLPSDKFKGKSPMGLRGDVIYQMDYTTGLVMKTLRDLGIEENTLVIFTSDNGAVLSDGYDDKAIELLGDHKPTGPYAGGKYSSLEGGTRVPMIAYWPNRIKAGQTNDATFSHIDFYASFAELLGEEIPQGVAIDSKSMLPALLGESQQGRDFMVEEAFSLGMRHGKWKYIQPIPKKRRIPDFMDKKKFIKGGLSHQPQLFNLEEDIAEDKNIAEQHPEIVALMQGKLDSIKKVNTVPSK is encoded by the coding sequence ATGAAGAAATTATTATCATGTTTAGCATTGGCTGGAGTAATGGCTTGTCAGAAGCCTGCAACTAACCAAACTGATGTTTCAAACAACACAGACAAACCAAATATCATTATTTTTTATGTGGATGATCTTGGTTATGGCGATATCGGAAAAAACGGATTAATTGGAGCAGAAACACCGGAAATTGATAAATTGGCCGATGGAGGTATTCTCTTTACAGATGTTCACTCACCTCATGCTACTTGTACACCATCGAGGTATTCAATGCTTACAGGCGAATATGCGTTTAGAAAAAAAGCACAAATCTTACCTGGAGATGCTCCATTGCTTATCAACCCGAATACAAGAACATTACCCGATATGCTTAGAGAAGCAGGTTATGCCACGGGTGTAGTAGGAAAATGGCATTTAGGTTTAGGTAACGGTAATGTTGATTGGAATAAGGCCGTTAAACCAGGTCCATTGGAAATCGGTTTCGATTACTCGTTCTTACTTCCTTCAACTGGAGACAGAGTTCCTTCAGTATATTTAGAAAATCATAATGTGGTTAACTTGGATCCTAAAGATCCTATTACCGTTAGCTATAAGAAAAATATTTCAGATCGTCCTACAGGTAACGATCATCCAGAGTTGTTAAGACAAGGTGCAGATAAGCAACATGGGAATACGATTATTAATGGTATATCTCGTATTGGTTATATGAAAGGTGGAGAAAAGGCGCTTTGGACGGATGAAGATTTCCCTGAGAAATTAGCCGGTAAAGCTTCAGACTTTATCACAAAACATAAAGACGAGCCTTTCTTCTTATATTTTGCATTTCATGATATCCATGTTCCTCGTTTGCCTTCAGATAAATTTAAAGGTAAATCACCAATGGGTCTAAGAGGGGATGTGATTTATCAAATGGATTATACAACAGGTTTAGTAATGAAAACATTACGAGATCTAGGTATCGAAGAGAATACATTAGTAATCTTTACATCGGATAACGGGGCAGTGCTTTCAGATGGTTATGATGATAAAGCAATTGAGCTATTAGGAGATCATAAACCAACAGGTCCATATGCAGGAGGGAAGTATTCTTCATTAGAAGGAGGAACAAGAGTGCCAATGATTGCTTACTGGCCGAATAGAATTAAAGCCGGTCAGACAAATGATGCTACATTCTCACATATTGATTTTTATGCTTCTTTTGCTGAATTATTAGGAGAGGAGATTCCTCAAGGTGTAGCAATAGATTCGAAAAGCATGCTACCTGCTTTATTAGGCGAGTCTCAACAAGGTAGAGATTTTATGGTGGAAGAGGCATTTTCGTTAGGAATGCGTCATGGAAAATGGAAGTATATTCAACCTATTCCAAAAAAGAGGCGAATTCCAGATTTTATGGATAAGAAAAAGTTTATCAAAGGCGGACTTTCTCACCAACCTCAATTATTTAACTTAGAAGAAGATATCGCAGAAGATAAGAACATTGCAGAACAGCATCCTGAAATCGTTGCATTAATGCAAGGGAAATTGGATTCTATTAAAAAGGTAAACACTGTTCCTTCTAAATAA